Proteins encoded within one genomic window of Chitinophaga parva:
- a CDS encoding DUF47 domain-containing protein: MGGFNSFVKLFVPKDRVFYSLFEDVAATLVEMATVLVELVETKDASVRKDKVNLIERLEHKNDDLTHRILVELSQNFITPFDREDIHYLASTLDDVADYIHGSSKRIDLYKVHELNDHIRKLADLIYQGCVELSRAIPELRNMQNMRVITEACVKINSLENHADDIYDRAVADLFDEHSNNAGELIKMREIYQALELATDKCEDCANVIETIIIKYA; this comes from the coding sequence ATGGGAGGTTTTAACTCTTTTGTGAAATTATTTGTACCGAAAGACCGTGTTTTTTACTCATTATTCGAAGATGTAGCCGCCACCCTGGTGGAAATGGCTACCGTGCTGGTGGAACTCGTGGAGACTAAAGACGCTTCCGTACGTAAAGACAAAGTAAACCTCATTGAACGCCTGGAGCACAAGAATGACGACCTTACCCACCGCATTCTCGTGGAACTGAGCCAGAACTTCATCACTCCCTTTGACCGGGAAGATATCCACTACCTGGCCTCCACCCTGGACGACGTGGCAGATTACATCCACGGCTCCTCCAAGAGAATAGACCTGTACAAGGTACATGAGCTGAACGATCATATCCGCAAGCTGGCAGACCTGATCTACCAGGGTTGCGTAGAACTGTCCCGCGCCATTCCCGAGCTGCGTAACATGCAGAACATGCGGGTGATCACCGAAGCCTGTGTAAAGATCAACAGCCTGGAAAACCATGCAGATGATATTTATGACCGCGCCGTAGCAGACCTGTTTGACGAGCATTCCAACAATGCCGGGGAGCTGATCAAAATGCGCGAGATCTACCAGGCCCTGGAACTGGCCACGGACAAATGCGAGGATTGCGCCAATGTGATCGAGACCATTATCATTAAGTACGCCTAA